The genomic segment CGTGATCTCCAGGGCGTAGCCATGCACCGGATGGAAGCGAACCTTCAGCGTTGGAATTCCAGTGCGCTCCTTCTCCTCAGCCTCGAGGCCCGCGATCCATTCCCGCCCTTTGCTCGCGGCCTCTCGCACGACATCCAGTTCACTTCGAAAACCAGCCCGGACGTATCCCGTCTCGTTGGCGCCACGCGAACCCCGCGGCAGGGGCTTCGGATCGTCTACGAGTGCGTCCGTCAGCAACTCATCCAGATCCGGTAGAGGCTTCGGCATCCGAAGCGCCGTCGGCGTGGCTACGAGCAGGGAACCATCCTGGCCCGCCAGGGCTTTGCCCACCCCAGGGAGGGCTGCGAGCGAGTCCCGGAGCGCCGCGACATCTCGAGGCTCTGCCCCAGGCCGCTGGCAACGAGCGAAGATGCGCTCCAGATCGCGGACACCGCCCAGAGCCTCTCGCAAACGATGACGGCCCCGATCGTCCTCGAAGAGCAAGGCGACACCATCCTGTCGCGCACCGATCGCGCTCGGATCGATCAGGGGGTAGGCCATCCAGCGGGCGAGACAACGTGCGCCAAGCGCCGTGCGCGTATCGTCCATGCGCTCGATCAGGGTCCCGCTGCGCGAGCGATCCTCGTGGCTCTCGAAGAGTTCGAGGTGTCGGCGCGTGGCACCGTCGAGCACCATGGCATCGGCCAATCCGTAGAGGCGAAGCCGGGGTGCCTGAGCCATGGCCGCGGGTTGATGGTCGGCCAGATAGCGAAGGGCCGCGCCCGCGGCAGCCATCCGGGGATCCGCGGCATCGGCCAGGAAGCCATGGGGATGGGCCGGCGCACAGTCAGGATCGAAGTGGTCGGCATCGACGACACGCAGCACGGTCGCAGGAATCCGCGCCAACGCGAAAGGCTCGACGGCCCCGCGCCAATCGGGCCCGACCAGGAGCTCCCGCGGTGCAACGCGTTCGAGTTCGTCGCAGAGGCTGCTTGGGAGTTGCCCATCCGGCGCCGCATCTGCAGCGGTGGCCCGAAAATTTCCGGTCGAGGCATCGAGCACCGCGAGCCCGAACGCCCCACCCAACCGGGCAACGACGGCGAGAGCCACCTCCTGGGAACCCGCGAGGCCCGTCGGATCTCCTACCAGGCCGGGAGTCACCACCTCGACGACCTCGCGCCGTACCAGCTTGCGGCCCACCGCTTGCTTCGCGTCTTCCACCTGCTCGCATAACGCGACCCGGTGGCCGAGATCCGCCAGCTTGCGGATGTATCCCTCCGCACTGTGCACAGGTACACCGCACATCGGGATCGGATCGGGCTTGTTCTTGTCGCGGGTGGTGAGCGTGATCTCGAGCAACGGCGCGGCCCGCTCGGCATCTTCGAAGAAGAGTTCGTAGAAATCACCCATCCGGTAGAACAGGAAGGCGTCGGGTACCTGGGCCTTCAGCCCAAGGTACTGCCGCATCATCGGAGTTTCGCGGGCCGATTTGATCACATCAATCGCTCTCGGCTTTCGAGCAGGCCCGCCCGCGCCAGGACCTGCAGCAGCTCGTGCGCCTGCTTCAGAGCGTCGTCCTTCCTGTCGGAGCCGAGCAGGGCCTGAAGCGACGCAGCTTGGCCGGCCAAGCTGCCAGGATCTCGCTGGGTCAACTCCCGAGCTTCGGCCAAGGCCTCTTCCGCAGCGCCACGCGCCAACAGAGAGCGAATCAGCGCCAGGCGACTCGCCGCTTCACCAGGTCGATCTTCGATCAGCTTTCGCAACCAGGTCTCGTAGTCTCGTGCCTTCCCGAGCGCGGCGTAGGTGGCTTCGATCTTCGGGTATACCTGCGGCCCGCTGCGTCGATCGATTTCGGGAACGCGCTTCCAGGCTTCGAGGGCGCGCTTGTCCTTTCCGCGCTCGGCTTCGAGCTCACCGAGGGCAACCCAGGCATCGGTCGCATCTGCGTCCTTGCGCAGCGCTCGTTTCAAATCTCGACGGGCATCGTCGCTGCGCCCTTCCGCGTGAGCCACGGCCGCGGAACGAACCCACAACGCCGCCTCGTCCGCGGCCCCATCTTCGCCGGTTTGTTTCGCCAGACGCCGATTCATCTCGAGCGCGCGACCGAAATCCCGAGCGTCCGCGTGGAGCTCCCCCAGTGCCCGCAGGGCTGTCGGATCCTTCGGAGCGTTCTCGAGCACTTCCTCGAACGCGGCAATCGCCCGCTGCAGGAATCCTCCGCGCTGGAAATCTCCGGCCAATCCGGCCAGGGCTTCGTTCCGCGCTCCCCCCGGAAGCTCCGTTCGCAAGAGCAGGTTCTGATGGATCCGGATTGCCCGCCCGATCTCGCCACGGCTCCGATACAGAGCCGCCAAGGCGAGGTACGCGTCCGGGTCATCGGAATCTGCGCGCGCTGCGCGCACCAGAGCCTCTTCCGCTCCGTTCAGGTCGCGCTCGAGCAGACGCAGCAGCGCCTCCCGAAACGGATCCTCCCGGGAATGCGACGCCCTGCCCACCCCGCGGAGCGCCCTACCAATCCGACTCACCGAGCGCGGCTCATGGAGCGCCTGGAACCGGCGAGTCCTCCGCCGAGCCGTCGTTCACGGCCTCGCTGCCTGCCAGCGGCAGATTGCGAAGCTGGTGGATCTCCGACTCGAGGCCGACCACCGCTTTCCGGTAGCGCCGGGCCACCAGGCTCTTCTTGGCGAGCTGATACAGCAATCCTGCGCTCGCGCAGAGCACGCCGACCAGAAAGGC from the bacterium genome contains:
- the mutS gene encoding DNA mismatch repair protein MutS, which encodes MMRQYLGLKAQVPDAFLFYRMGDFYELFFEDAERAAPLLEITLTTRDKNKPDPIPMCGVPVHSAEGYIRKLADLGHRVALCEQVEDAKQAVGRKLVRREVVEVVTPGLVGDPTGLAGSQEVALAVVARLGGAFGLAVLDASTGNFRATAADAAPDGQLPSSLCDELERVAPRELLVGPDWRGAVEPFALARIPATVLRVVDADHFDPDCAPAHPHGFLADAADPRMAAAGAALRYLADHQPAAMAQAPRLRLYGLADAMVLDGATRRHLELFESHEDRSRSGTLIERMDDTRTALGARCLARWMAYPLIDPSAIGARQDGVALLFEDDRGRHRLREALGGVRDLERIFARCQRPGAEPRDVAALRDSLAALPGVGKALAGQDGSLLVATPTALRMPKPLPDLDELLTDALVDDPKPLPRGSRGANETGYVRAGFRSELDVVREAASKGREWIAGLEAEEKERTGIPTLKVRFHPVHGYALEITKANLDRVPEDYERKQTLKGAERFTTPALREMEGSVLGATERAAALEREIFEEVRQTALARAAEIREAAVAVGELDALQSLAEVARQDGWVRPVVDEGTGLSVTAGRHPVVEHLLRRAGEEYVANDTDLDPHETQLLLMTGPNMSGKSTYLRQVAILVLLAQMGSFLPAEAARIGVVDRVFTRVGASDRLSRGESTFMVEMRETAEILAQASPRSLIILDEIGRGTSTFDGLSIAWAVAEYLHDTPGLRARTLFATHYHELADLARTREAVENAHFEAREWKEEVLFLRRLAPGPANRSYGIQVARLAGLPAAVIERAREILARLEEDELSPDGRPRLAAQADGPQEDGQLALFSTAGPDPTEEEVLRELRALDPDDTTPRQALEFVAAWRKRLGEGPS
- a CDS encoding tetratricopeptide repeat protein; this encodes MSRIGRALRGVGRASHSREDPFREALLRLLERDLNGAEEALVRAARADSDDPDAYLALAALYRSRGEIGRAIRIHQNLLLRTELPGGARNEALAGLAGDFQRGGFLQRAIAAFEEVLENAPKDPTALRALGELHADARDFGRALEMNRRLAKQTGEDGAADEAALWVRSAAVAHAEGRSDDARRDLKRALRKDADATDAWVALGELEAERGKDKRALEAWKRVPEIDRRSGPQVYPKIEATYAALGKARDYETWLRKLIEDRPGEAASRLALIRSLLARGAAEEALAEARELTQRDPGSLAGQAASLQALLGSDRKDDALKQAHELLQVLARAGLLESRERLM
- a CDS encoding LapA family protein codes for the protein MKWIRRLVVLVLLAGLVYVSRTLPDANSVLVNVDLLFWQAPPVALWIALGLAFLVGVLCASAGLLYQLAKKSLVARRYRKAVVGLESEIHQLRNLPLAGSEAVNDGSAEDSPVPGAP